Proteins encoded within one genomic window of Aurantiacibacter spongiae:
- a CDS encoding demethoxyubiquinone hydroxylase family protein, whose amino-acid sequence MTETNRKTREEMIRVDQAGEFGATRIYAGQLAVMGDRGPHSAEIRGMAEQEKRHRAQFDALMARRGVRPTILQPFWDRAGYALGAVTALIGPEAAMACTAAVEEEIDRHYSAQLETLEADGDDPELADMIERFREDEREHRDAALEAGAERAPGYPLLSAAIRLGCKAAIGISKKI is encoded by the coding sequence ATGACCGAGACGAACCGCAAGACCCGCGAAGAGATGATCCGCGTCGACCAGGCCGGCGAATTCGGCGCGACGCGGATCTATGCCGGGCAGCTCGCCGTCATGGGCGACCGCGGCCCGCACTCGGCGGAAATCCGCGGCATGGCCGAGCAGGAGAAGCGCCACCGCGCGCAATTCGACGCGCTGATGGCCCGGCGCGGCGTGCGCCCCACGATCCTCCAGCCGTTCTGGGACCGTGCCGGTTACGCGCTGGGCGCGGTCACCGCGCTGATCGGACCGGAGGCGGCGATGGCCTGCACCGCCGCGGTGGAGGAGGAGATCGACCGCCATTACTCAGCGCAGCTGGAAACGCTCGAAGCGGACGGCGACGATCCCGAGCTTGCCGACATGATCGAACGCTTCCGCGAGGACGAGCGCGAACACCGCGACGCGGCACTCGAGGCGGGCGCAGAGCGCGCGCCCGGCTATCCGCTGTTGTCCGCCGCGATCCGGCTGGGCTGCAAGGCCGCGATCGGCATCTCGAAGAAGATCTGA
- a CDS encoding disulfide bond formation protein B — MTPLSPSDKLAQRLALGIPALLLAGAYVGQYGFDLAPCQMCWWQRYPHFAAILIGLVSTVLPPRRAWIALAGLAIAVSGLIGVFHAGVEYRWWEGPGCAGTGDFTSLDFVRCDEPAWTLFGISLAGFNALLSLGGAIAIWVLLLARETRA, encoded by the coding sequence ATGACCCCGCTATCTCCCTCCGACAAACTTGCGCAGCGCCTTGCCCTCGGCATTCCCGCGCTGCTGCTGGCCGGTGCCTATGTCGGGCAATACGGCTTCGACCTCGCCCCGTGCCAGATGTGCTGGTGGCAACGCTATCCGCACTTCGCGGCGATCCTGATCGGCCTCGTTTCGACCGTATTGCCGCCGCGCCGGGCGTGGATCGCGTTGGCGGGGCTTGCCATCGCGGTGTCGGGCCTGATCGGGGTGTTCCATGCCGGCGTCGAATATCGCTGGTGGGAAGGGCCGGGATGCGCGGGCACGGGCGATTTCACCTCGCTCGATTTCGTCCGCTGCGACGAACCGGCCTGGACCTTGTTCGGCATCTCGCTCGCCGGGTTCAACGCGCTCCTTTCGCTGGGCGGCGCAATCGCCATATGGGTGTTGCTGCTGGCCAGGGAGACGCGCGCATGA
- a CDS encoding S41 family peptidase produces MKFAPTLRAAALCTAVALLPATTAGFAQVEGRASPEFAKLFATYQRIKASYVDPVDDETLIRGAIDGMLASLDPHSAYLDGTALERLNTMIDGNYQGLGISVQMDEGAVKVVSPFKGSPADAAGIKAGDFITHIDGKLIYGLDLDEAVAQMRGPAGSAIELTIFRPGRDDPFEVSVTRGVIELEPVTHELLDGNIGHISVNEFSADVGSDVRDALAALRTEATGRLNGIVLDLRRNPGGALDEAVALSDLFLADGQIVSQRGRSRRDTIYYDAESVYRGDVAEGLPIIVLIDEGSASASEIVAGALQDHHRALVMGERSFGKGSVQTLLPLTRDTALKLTTARYYTPSGRSVQEGGIEPDIRVPQLSDPDAARRQRYALRESDLRGHLVGEVGREDEALERDRMDDPRFQLTAAQLEEQGIDDFQLDYAARTLRRTAGRGVASR; encoded by the coding sequence ATGAAATTCGCCCCGACCCTGCGCGCTGCCGCCCTCTGCACGGCCGTCGCCCTGCTGCCCGCCACCACCGCCGGTTTCGCGCAGGTGGAGGGGCGCGCCTCGCCCGAATTCGCCAAACTGTTCGCCACCTATCAGCGGATCAAGGCGAGCTACGTGGATCCGGTGGACGACGAGACGCTGATTCGCGGCGCGATAGACGGCATGCTGGCCTCGCTCGATCCGCACTCGGCCTATCTCGACGGTACGGCGCTCGAGCGCCTGAACACCATGATCGACGGCAATTACCAGGGTCTCGGCATTTCCGTGCAGATGGACGAGGGCGCGGTGAAGGTCGTCAGCCCGTTCAAGGGCAGCCCGGCGGATGCCGCCGGCATCAAGGCCGGCGATTTCATCACCCATATCGACGGCAAGCTGATCTACGGACTGGATCTGGACGAAGCGGTCGCGCAGATGCGCGGGCCGGCGGGTTCGGCGATCGAGCTGACCATCTTCCGTCCCGGTCGCGACGATCCGTTCGAGGTCAGCGTGACGCGCGGCGTGATCGAACTGGAACCGGTGACGCACGAGCTGCTGGACGGCAATATCGGTCATATCAGCGTCAACGAATTCTCCGCCGACGTCGGCAGCGACGTGCGCGACGCGCTCGCCGCCCTGCGGACCGAGGCGACCGGCAGGCTGAACGGCATCGTGCTCGACCTGCGGCGCAACCCGGGCGGCGCGCTGGACGAGGCGGTGGCACTGTCCGACCTGTTCCTGGCCGACGGGCAGATCGTCTCCCAGCGCGGACGCAGCCGGCGCGACACGATCTACTACGATGCCGAGAGCGTCTATCGCGGCGATGTCGCCGAAGGTCTGCCCATCATCGTGCTGATCGACGAAGGCTCCGCCTCGGCCAGCGAGATCGTCGCCGGGGCGCTGCAGGATCATCACCGCGCGCTGGTGATGGGAGAGCGCAGCTTCGGCAAGGGTAGCGTGCAGACGCTGCTGCCGCTGACCCGCGACACCGCGCTCAAGCTGACCACGGCGCGCTACTACACCCCCTCGGGCCGCAGCGTGCAGGAAGGCGGGATCGAACCCGACATCCGCGTCCCGCAGCTGTCCGATCCCGACGCCGCGCGCCGCCAGCGCTACGCGCTGCGCGAAAGCGACCTTCGCGGCCATCTGGTCGGCGAGGTAGGCCGGGAGGACGAGGCGCTCGAACGCGACCGGATGGACGATCCGCGCTTCCAGCTTACGGCCGCGCAGCTGGAGGAACAGGGGATCGACGACTTCCAGCTCGACTACGCCGCCCGCACGCTGAGGCGCACGGCGGGGCGCGGCGTGGCTTCGAGGTAA
- a CDS encoding murein hydrolase activator EnvC family protein yields the protein MHRLLLLTGAIALFAAALVSTGAKGQRATLYDDPGETRAALAAALEGRRAAEARSVRLEARAQAAKDAAERAASKAAALAARIQQAEEGIAAARARIAMIDARRTALREELGREQQPVVRLTAALQQFARRPVTLAVLRPGSVKDVVYLRAMLHDTVPEVRGQTRGLRERIARSRQFRAEALAAAQALRNEEATLANRREELAEIETRQRLAARSAGGSASREAERALALAEEARDLDALVGELDRAASLRAQLAALPGPRPRPARPDLAQTGNAAEEAAPEPRRTAAPSPYILPVAGRTVTGFGAPVEAGLSQGLTLAPLAGAQVVAPAAGRVAFAGPYRGYGRIVIIEHAGGWTSLVTGLARSDVAVGETLLGGAPLGVAGPDKPTVTLELRRDGEPVNPLGLLR from the coding sequence ATGCACCGCCTGCTGCTGTTAACCGGGGCCATAGCCCTGTTCGCCGCCGCCCTGGTTTCGACCGGGGCGAAGGGGCAGCGCGCCACGCTCTACGACGATCCGGGCGAAACCCGCGCCGCGCTCGCCGCTGCGCTGGAGGGGCGCCGCGCCGCCGAGGCGCGCAGCGTGCGGCTGGAGGCCCGGGCTCAGGCGGCGAAGGATGCCGCCGAACGTGCCGCCAGCAAGGCCGCCGCGCTGGCCGCCCGGATCCAGCAGGCCGAGGAAGGGATCGCCGCGGCGCGCGCGCGCATCGCGATGATCGACGCCCGCCGCACCGCCCTGCGCGAGGAACTGGGCCGCGAGCAACAGCCGGTGGTGCGCCTGACTGCGGCGCTCCAGCAATTCGCCCGCCGCCCGGTCACGCTTGCCGTCCTGCGACCGGGCTCGGTCAAGGACGTGGTCTATCTGCGCGCCATGCTGCACGACACCGTCCCCGAAGTGCGCGGCCAGACGCGCGGCCTTCGCGAACGGATCGCGCGCTCGCGCCAGTTTCGGGCCGAAGCGCTCGCCGCCGCGCAGGCGCTGCGGAACGAGGAAGCGACGCTGGCGAACCGGCGCGAGGAACTGGCCGAAATCGAAACTCGCCAGCGCCTCGCCGCGCGGTCTGCCGGCGGCTCCGCCAGTCGCGAAGCGGAGCGCGCGCTGGCGCTGGCGGAGGAGGCTCGCGATCTCGATGCGCTGGTCGGCGAACTGGACCGCGCGGCCTCCTTGCGCGCGCAGCTTGCCGCGCTTCCCGGGCCGCGGCCGCGACCGGCCCGGCCGGATCTCGCGCAAACGGGCAATGCCGCGGAAGAGGCGGCTCCCGAGCCCCGCCGAACCGCCGCGCCCTCGCCCTATATCCTGCCGGTGGCCGGCCGCACGGTGACGGGCTTCGGCGCCCCCGTGGAGGCGGGATTGAGCCAGGGCCTGACGCTCGCCCCGCTTGCCGGCGCCCAGGTCGTCGCCCCCGCCGCCGGGCGCGTCGCCTTTGCCGGGCCCTATCGCGGATACGGGCGCATCGTCATCATCGAGCATGCCGGTGGCTGGACGAGTCTCGTAACCGGTCTCGCCCGCTCCGACGTAGCGGTGGGGGAGACGCTGCTCGGCGGCGCGCCGCTGGGCGTGGCAGGGCCGGACAAGCCCACGGTGACGCTCGAACTGCGCCGGGACGGAGAGCCGGTCAATCCGCTGGGCCTGCTGCGCTAG
- a CDS encoding 23S rRNA (pseudouridine(1915)-N(3))-methyltransferase RlmH — MLLHVIARGKIARSPEAELVERYEKRIAWPLRLTELPETGGRVADPLTPYRTVLLDEKGRDLSSEQLARHLERWRDDGMRECRFVLGAADGHSDAERAEADLLVAFGRATWPHLLARAMLMEQLFRATAILAGHPYHRAG, encoded by the coding sequence ATGCTCCTACACGTCATCGCGCGCGGCAAGATCGCCCGCTCGCCCGAAGCCGAACTGGTCGAGCGGTACGAGAAGCGAATTGCCTGGCCGCTCAGGCTGACCGAACTGCCGGAAACCGGGGGCAGGGTCGCCGACCCGCTGACGCCGTATCGCACGGTGCTGCTCGACGAGAAGGGCCGCGACCTGTCCTCCGAACAGCTCGCCCGTCACCTGGAACGCTGGCGCGACGATGGGATGCGCGAATGTCGCTTCGTGCTCGGCGCGGCGGACGGGCACAGTGATGCCGAGCGTGCGGAGGCTGATCTGCTGGTCGCGTTCGGCAGGGCCACCTGGCCGCATCTGCTTGCCCGCGCCATGCTGATGGAACAGTTGTTCCGCGCGACGGCGATCCTTGCCGGCCACCCCTATCATCGGGCAGGATAG
- the rsfS gene encoding ribosome silencing factor, whose amino-acid sequence MPDNDTLPDAEPGSLHHLILTQLDDDQAIDLVSIPLEGKSSIADHMIVASGRSTRQVAAMAQKLAEKIKHSGEPAPRIEGLPAADWVLIDAGDVVVHLFRPEVRSFYNLERMWGFGEDGEAKSAVGN is encoded by the coding sequence ATGCCCGATAACGATACCCTTCCCGATGCCGAGCCCGGCTCGCTGCATCACCTGATCCTCACCCAGCTCGACGACGACCAGGCGATCGACCTCGTCTCGATCCCGCTCGAGGGCAAGAGTTCGATCGCCGATCACATGATCGTCGCCTCGGGCCGCTCGACCCGGCAGGTCGCCGCGATGGCGCAGAAGCTCGCCGAGAAGATCAAGCATTCGGGCGAACCGGCCCCGCGCATCGAAGGGCTGCCGGCGGCAGACTGGGTCCTGATCGACGCGGGCGACGTCGTGGTTCACCTGTTCCGCCCCGAGGTCCGCAGCTTCTACAATCTCGAGCGGATGTGGGGCTTCGGCGAGGATGGCGAGGCGAAGAGCGCGGTCGGGAACTAG
- a CDS encoding nicotinate-nucleotide adenylyltransferase: protein MRRTGPVTGLLGGSFNPAHGGHRRITLFALKALALDEAWWLVSPGNPLKPKTGMAPLAARVRSAKRMARRAPIRVTAIERDLGTRYTVDTLRALKRRYPRRRFIWLMGSDNLAQFHRWKDWRTIAREMPIAVIARPGYDGEALASPARAWLRRYRLPAARLGNRREWSAPALIELRFDPDPRSATQLRRADPDWSDAMTGAAPRDDVTHTLIKPGEPSHIAGVRTQ, encoded by the coding sequence TTGCGTCGCACCGGACCTGTCACCGGCCTTCTTGGCGGAAGCTTCAATCCCGCGCATGGCGGACACCGCCGGATCACCCTGTTCGCTCTGAAGGCCTTGGCGCTGGACGAGGCGTGGTGGCTCGTCTCCCCGGGAAATCCGCTGAAGCCGAAGACCGGCATGGCCCCGCTTGCGGCCCGCGTGCGATCGGCGAAGCGCATGGCGCGCCGCGCGCCGATCCGCGTGACCGCCATCGAGCGTGACCTCGGCACACGGTACACCGTCGATACGCTGCGCGCGCTCAAGCGCCGCTATCCCCGGCGCCGCTTCATCTGGCTGATGGGGTCCGACAATCTCGCGCAATTCCACCGCTGGAAGGACTGGCGCACCATTGCCCGGGAAATGCCGATTGCGGTCATCGCCCGGCCCGGATATGATGGCGAGGCCCTGGCGAGCCCCGCTAGGGCATGGCTGCGACGTTACCGGTTGCCCGCGGCCCGTCTTGGAAACCGGCGCGAATGGAGCGCACCTGCGCTGATTGAATTGCGTTTCGATCCCGATCCGCGCTCGGCCACCCAGTTGCGCCGTGCGGATCCCGACTGGTCCGACGCCATGACCGGCGCGGCCCCGAGGGACGATGTGACGCATACCCTTATAAAACCTGGCGAACCTTCCCATATCGCGGGGGTGCGGACGCAATGA
- a CDS encoding aldo/keto reductase — MADMQYNQFGRTGLFVSELCLGTMTFGGGDGMWQKIGKLQQDEATQMVRTAIDGGINFLDTANVYAEGLSEKITGQAIRDLGLARDEVVVATKAYGPMGEGVNQRGAGRGHLLNAIDASLDRLGMDHVDLYQIHGWDPAAPVEETLRALETIVASGRARYVGVSNWAAWQIAKALGIAERLGIAAPVSLQAYYSLVGRGLEREIVPLLESETLGLMVWSPLAGGFLSGKYTRDKGAEGRRADFDFPPVDKEHGFAILDIMREIADARGASVAQVALAWLLAKPVVTSVIVGAKKTHQLEDNLGAVDVSLSDEDMERLDKASALRPEYPGWMIERQSSYRSGGRAGDPPKDD, encoded by the coding sequence ATGGCAGACATGCAGTACAACCAGTTCGGCCGGACCGGCCTCTTCGTTTCCGAATTGTGCCTCGGCACCATGACGTTCGGCGGCGGGGACGGCATGTGGCAGAAGATCGGCAAGCTGCAGCAGGACGAAGCGACGCAGATGGTGCGTACCGCCATCGACGGGGGCATCAATTTCCTCGACACCGCGAATGTCTATGCCGAGGGGCTGAGCGAGAAGATAACCGGGCAGGCGATCCGCGACCTCGGCCTCGCGCGGGACGAGGTGGTGGTCGCCACGAAGGCCTACGGCCCGATGGGCGAGGGCGTGAACCAGCGTGGCGCGGGGCGCGGACACCTGCTGAACGCCATCGACGCCAGCCTGGACCGGCTCGGCATGGATCATGTCGACCTCTACCAGATCCACGGCTGGGATCCCGCCGCTCCGGTCGAGGAGACGTTGCGCGCGCTCGAGACGATCGTGGCGTCGGGCCGCGCGCGCTATGTCGGCGTGTCGAACTGGGCCGCCTGGCAGATCGCGAAGGCGCTCGGCATCGCCGAACGGCTGGGCATCGCGGCGCCGGTTTCGCTCCAGGCCTATTATTCGCTCGTGGGTCGCGGGCTCGAACGCGAGATCGTGCCGTTGCTGGAGAGCGAGACCCTCGGCCTGATGGTGTGGAGCCCGCTCGCCGGCGGGTTCCTGTCGGGCAAGTACACCCGCGACAAGGGGGCCGAGGGCCGCCGCGCCGATTTCGATTTTCCGCCGGTCGATAAGGAGCATGGTTTCGCCATCCTCGACATCATGCGCGAGATCGCCGACGCGCGCGGCGCCAGCGTCGCGCAGGTCGCGCTGGCGTGGCTGCTGGCCAAGCCGGTTGTCACCAGCGTCATCGTCGGGGCCAAGAAGACGCACCAGCTGGAGGACAATCTGGGCGCGGTCGACGTTTCGCTGTCGGACGAGGACATGGAGCGGCTCGACAAGGCGAGCGCGCTGCGCCCCGAATATCCGGGCTGGATGATCGAGAGGCAATCCTCCTACCGCTCCGGCGGCAGGGCCGGCGATCCCCCGAAGGACGACTGA
- a CDS encoding M23 family metallopeptidase has product MQIFTAGGWDRLRSWFPEREFFMRSDGQVRFITVTTRMQMIAAGALAALVLVVLGTMGATAFSQYRAASERIALADREAHVAQSETRLADYRDDLAHTTADLEQRQAYLEGMLDMLPEDIVAEVKADAATDSGAESEKLISMIRDSFPEAEGLARIEARQLAFAEGLTRYADRRATRAEAAIRKLGLDPRAMQRASAAAMGGPLETLSSEADGSLDPRFERLGLSLARMSALERGLDSIPQVMPADMNLISSGFGPRSDPFNGTAAMHSGLDFRGALGSPIHAAADGRVSFVGVRSGYGNVVEITHTSGMITRYAHMSRFNTRVGARVDAGDVIGAIGSTGRSTGPHLHFEVRINGRAVNPRPFLETAPDVLEEARAEFAGHRGATHRG; this is encoded by the coding sequence TTGCAGATATTTACCGCTGGCGGATGGGACCGCCTGCGGAGCTGGTTTCCGGAGCGTGAATTCTTCATGCGCTCCGATGGCCAGGTTCGCTTCATTACCGTGACCACGCGCATGCAGATGATCGCCGCCGGAGCGCTGGCCGCGCTCGTGCTGGTCGTTCTCGGCACGATGGGCGCGACCGCGTTCAGCCAGTACCGCGCCGCGAGCGAGCGGATCGCGCTGGCCGACCGCGAAGCGCACGTGGCGCAATCGGAAACGCGCCTTGCCGATTACCGCGACGATCTGGCCCACACCACCGCCGATCTGGAACAGCGCCAGGCCTATCTCGAAGGCATGCTCGACATGCTGCCCGAGGACATCGTTGCCGAAGTGAAGGCCGATGCCGCCACCGATTCGGGTGCCGAATCGGAAAAGCTCATCAGCATGATCCGCGATTCGTTTCCCGAAGCGGAAGGGCTGGCCCGCATCGAGGCGCGGCAGCTCGCCTTCGCCGAAGGGCTGACCCGCTATGCCGATCGCCGCGCGACCCGCGCCGAAGCGGCGATACGCAAGCTGGGCCTCGATCCGCGGGCGATGCAACGCGCAAGCGCCGCCGCGATGGGCGGTCCGCTGGAGACGCTGTCATCCGAAGCCGACGGTTCGCTCGATCCGCGTTTCGAACGCCTGGGACTGTCGCTCGCGCGGATGAGCGCGCTGGAGCGGGGCCTCGATTCGATCCCGCAGGTCATGCCAGCCGACATGAACCTCATCTCCTCCGGCTTCGGTCCGCGCAGCGATCCGTTCAACGGCACCGCCGCCATGCATAGCGGGCTGGACTTCCGCGGTGCGCTCGGCTCGCCCATCCATGCCGCCGCCGACGGCCGGGTATCCTTTGTCGGCGTTCGCTCGGGCTACGGCAACGTGGTCGAGATCACGCACACTTCCGGCATGATCACCCGTTATGCCCACATGTCGCGCTTCAACACCCGCGTCGGTGCCCGCGTCGATGCCGGCGACGTGATCGGCGCGATCGGCAGCACCGGTCGTTCGACCGGCCCCCACCTGCATTTCGAAGTCCGCATCAATGGCCGCGCCGTAAACCCGCGCCCGTTCCTGGAGACCGCACCCGATGTTCTCGAAGAAGCCCGAGCAGAATTCGCCGGCCATCGCGGGGCCACGCACCGTGGCTAA
- a CDS encoding bactofilin family protein has product MAKAGSTFSVIGPDVTIRGDIEASVDLHVDGKVVGDIACASLVQGESSRIEGEVKAESARLSGEVAGTVEVRELVVLRSARIAGDVSYETLTIEQGASVDGRFAPLDNRSAIRGANDAADADTSDEERTLTLAG; this is encoded by the coding sequence GTGGCTAAGGCCGGCAGCACCTTTTCCGTCATCGGTCCCGACGTCACCATACGCGGAGATATCGAGGCGTCGGTCGACCTGCACGTCGATGGCAAGGTGGTCGGCGATATCGCCTGCGCCTCGCTGGTACAGGGCGAATCGAGCCGCATCGAGGGCGAGGTGAAGGCCGAAAGCGCCCGCCTGTCGGGCGAGGTCGCCGGCACGGTGGAGGTGCGCGAACTGGTCGTGCTGCGTAGCGCGCGGATCGCCGGTGACGTTTCCTACGAGACGCTGACCATCGAACAGGGCGCGTCGGTCGATGGCCGCTTCGCCCCGCTCGACAACCGCTCCGCTATCAGGGGCGCGAATGACGCGGCGGACGCGGACACGTCCGACGAGGAGCGCACCCTGACCCTCGCCGGATAG
- a CDS encoding DUF1013 domain-containing protein yields the protein MPHATASWLVDNTALSFTQIADFCGLHILEVQAMADDLAGAKYTGRDPVHSGELTHEEIERGQNDSSYQLRMQKAPVDVSRTKGPRYTPVSKRQDKPDGIAWILRNHPEISDAQIGRLIGTTRNTINAIRERSHWNIQNIQPKDPVTLGLCSQRELDAAVAKAAKRAPAPAEGEETPVTQESITLDKRDDKEKLIEELRREREEAAKAASEAAQEAEAEAWLTAKRAAEANPDPGDL from the coding sequence ATGCCCCATGCGACCGCCAGCTGGCTGGTCGACAACACGGCCCTGAGCTTCACCCAGATCGCCGACTTCTGCGGTCTTCACATCCTCGAGGTGCAGGCGATGGCAGACGACCTCGCCGGGGCCAAGTACACCGGTCGCGACCCCGTCCATTCGGGTGAGCTGACGCACGAGGAGATCGAGCGCGGACAGAACGACAGCTCCTATCAGCTCAGGATGCAGAAGGCGCCCGTCGATGTCAGCCGCACGAAGGGACCGCGCTACACGCCGGTATCCAAGCGGCAGGACAAGCCCGACGGCATCGCCTGGATCCTGCGTAACCACCCGGAAATATCCGACGCGCAGATCGGCCGTCTGATCGGCACCACGCGCAACACCATCAACGCGATCCGCGAACGCAGCCACTGGAACATCCAGAATATCCAGCCCAAGGATCCGGTCACGCTCGGCCTGTGTTCGCAGCGTGAACTGGACGCGGCGGTGGCCAAGGCGGCGAAACGCGCGCCCGCCCCGGCGGAGGGTGAGGAAACACCCGTGACGCAGGAGTCGATCACGCTCGACAAGCGCGACGACAAGGAAAAGCTGATCGAGGAACTGCGCCGCGAGCGCGAGGAGGCCGCAAAGGCCGCCTCCGAAGCCGCGCAGGAGGCCGAGGCCGAAGCCTGGCTGACGGCCAAGCGCGCCGCCGAGGCCAACCCCGATCCCGGCGACCTGTAG
- a CDS encoding glycosyltransferase family 4 protein, with protein sequence MRIALVTDAWLPQMNGVVRTLTTIVAELRSRGHRVAVISPDQFGSLPAPSYPEIRLALAGRRAVAKRIDAFAPDAIHIATEGPLGWAARGHCVKRNLPFTTAYHTQFPDYVARRTGLSPELVWPFIRRFHAPAARTMVATATIERELRAQRIGPLHRWGRGVDTTAFGPDHAPPDLFFELPRPIQIYVGRVAVEKNIEAFLGNTHPGSKVVIGDGPARDSLQRRFPEAHFLGRREGDDLAACYAGADVFVFPSRTDTFGLVMIEAMACGTPVAAFPVPGPLDVLSPDSGAMNDRLEDAIAAALRCDRAACHARGTSFTWEASADQFVAGLRTVDPPASRVSVRPAAA encoded by the coding sequence ATGAGGATCGCCCTGGTCACGGATGCGTGGTTGCCGCAGATGAACGGCGTGGTCCGCACGCTCACGACGATCGTTGCCGAACTGCGCAGCCGCGGCCACCGGGTCGCAGTGATCTCGCCCGATCAGTTCGGTTCACTTCCCGCGCCTTCCTACCCGGAAATCCGCCTCGCGCTGGCCGGCCGCCGCGCGGTGGCGAAGCGCATCGACGCCTTCGCGCCGGACGCCATTCATATCGCGACCGAAGGTCCGCTCGGCTGGGCGGCGCGCGGGCACTGCGTGAAGCGGAATCTGCCGTTCACCACCGCCTACCACACGCAGTTTCCCGACTACGTCGCCCGCCGGACCGGGCTATCGCCAGAGCTTGTCTGGCCGTTCATCCGCCGCTTCCACGCGCCGGCCGCGCGGACGATGGTGGCGACTGCGACGATCGAGCGCGAATTGCGCGCGCAGCGAATCGGGCCGCTGCATCGCTGGGGTCGCGGGGTCGACACCACCGCCTTCGGACCCGACCATGCGCCGCCGGACCTGTTCTTCGAACTGCCGCGCCCCATCCAGATCTACGTGGGCCGCGTGGCGGTGGAGAAGAACATCGAGGCGTTCCTGGGCAACACGCATCCCGGATCGAAGGTGGTGATCGGCGACGGTCCGGCGCGCGACAGCCTGCAGCGGCGCTTTCCCGAAGCGCATTTCCTGGGGCGGCGCGAGGGCGATGATCTTGCCGCGTGCTATGCCGGGGCGGACGTGTTCGTATTTCCCAGCCGGACCGACACGTTCGGCCTGGTGATGATCGAGGCGATGGCCTGCGGCACGCCCGTCGCCGCCTTTCCCGTGCCGGGGCCGCTCGACGTCCTCTCCCCGGACAGCGGAGCGATGAACGACCGGCTGGAGGACGCCATCGCCGCCGCGCTTCGCTGCGATCGCGCCGCCTGCCATGCCCGGGGAACCAGCTTCACCTGGGAAGCGAGCGCCGACCAGTTCGTTGCCGGCCTGCGGACCGTCGATCCGCCGGCGTCGAGGGTATCCGTCAGACCCGCCGCCGCCTGA
- a CDS encoding UDP-2,3-diacylglucosamine diphosphatase, translating into MFSDYIDGYVGNSGPVRAVPSLERLTPQEPARPERPPEPRRRYRTIWISDIHLGTRGCNADLLIDFLDSTGSDTLYLVGDIIDGWRLKRKFYWPAAHNDIVWRLLKRAKRGTRIVYIPGNHDEMFRQFTGLNFGGIEIRRAAFHDTADGRRLMVLHGDEFDAVMLSHRWLAFVGDTAYHLLMAANNWVNAARRTLGLPYWSLSKTAKHRVKNAVEFIGRYEEVVSRAAAERGLDGVVCGHIHTAEHRMIGPQGRQVEYWNDGDWVEGCNALVEHEDGRMEILDWPAEVAAREERLAATGAEADRAGVLAA; encoded by the coding sequence ATGTTCAGCGACTACATCGACGGCTATGTCGGCAATTCCGGACCGGTCCGCGCCGTCCCGTCGCTCGAACGGTTGACGCCGCAGGAGCCGGCGCGTCCCGAGCGCCCGCCCGAACCGCGTCGCCGCTATCGCACGATCTGGATCTCGGACATTCACCTGGGAACCAGGGGGTGCAATGCCGACCTCCTGATCGACTTTCTCGACAGCACGGGTTCGGACACGCTCTATCTCGTGGGCGACATCATCGACGGCTGGCGGCTGAAGAGGAAGTTCTACTGGCCGGCCGCTCACAACGACATTGTCTGGCGCCTTCTCAAACGGGCGAAGCGCGGAACCCGGATCGTGTACATCCCCGGCAATCACGACGAGATGTTCCGGCAGTTCACCGGTCTCAACTTCGGCGGTATCGAGATCCGCCGCGCGGCCTTCCACGACACCGCCGACGGGCGGCGGCTCATGGTGCTGCATGGCGACGAGTTCGACGCCGTCATGCTGTCGCATCGCTGGCTCGCCTTCGTCGGCGATACCGCCTACCATCTGCTGATGGCGGCGAACAACTGGGTCAACGCCGCCCGCCGCACGCTCGGCCTGCCCTACTGGTCCTTGTCGAAGACGGCCAAGCACCGGGTCAAGAACGCGGTGGAGTTCATCGGCCGCTACGAGGAAGTCGTCTCGCGCGCCGCGGCGGAACGCGGGCTGGACGGGGTGGTGTGCGGTCATATCCATACCGCCGAACACCGCATGATCGGGCCGCAGGGGCGGCAGGTCGAATACTGGAACGATGGCGACTGGGTCGAGGGATGCAACGCGCTGGTCGAGCACGAGGACGGTCGCATGGAAATCCTCGACTGGCCCGCCGAAGTCGCGGCGCGCGAGGAACGGCTCGCCGCGACCGGCGCAGAAGCGGACCGCGCCGGGGTGCTCGCGGCCTGA